ACAGTTAACTCTCACATACAAGGCTTCAGAAACCATATAGTACTGTTGACTTTGTAATGCACTGTGGAGCCCCACTTTTCACAGAAATAAATTATTTCTAACAATCACATAAGTTTTAACAGTGGTGTGGCAGAAAGCCTGacttgaatggcccaggctaatcTGATCCTGTCAGACCTTGGAAACttagctctggttagtatttggaagggataCTACCAAGCTTCGTGCAGGGCTGCTTCACATAGACAGGAAATAGCTGACCATCTCTGTTAGCCTCTCCAGTTCAAGTTACTAGTAGGCATCCATCAGAGCCTGTTCCTTTTCATTAGTGACTCCCACTCTTCACTATGCAGATATAGTCAGGAATAAATCACTCAACATCCTTCCAATAGTTGTAGAAGGCTTCTGAGTCTTAGAtgattttttttaaggtaaaggtagtcccctgtgtaagcaccaagtcccctgtgtaagcaccaagcaccatggggtgatgtcacattacaatgttttcatggcagacttttaatggtgtggtttgccattccctttcccaatcatctacactttaacaCCAATGTTAACAAAGTGAAAAACATGCACAGATTctattatgcaaaaaaaaaaaagcattaacTGGTATATCAGTACAAGACAAACTTTTGtatttgaggtttttaaacatttatACCAACAGACACCCCACAACTCAGTAAACAAAAGATATTTCATCTCAACAACATTATCTATTATATAAATTGTGTTACACCCTTGGACTTTGGCAGACCAATATGTCTAACTAATACATATAAGTAAAAAGTTATTCCCTACGCAAGCCTCAGTacttccgactttggggtgatggtgctttcacgttttcatggcaaactttttacggggtggtgcattgccttccccagtcgtctacataTTATCCCCAGGAAGCTGGGCATTCATTTTACCaagcttggaaggatggaaggctgagtcaaccttgagctagctacctgaacccaggtttcTCTGGGATCAAaattaggttgtgagcagagcttggacagcagtattgcagcttaccactctgcacaacgGAGCTCTTCAACCTTAGATAATATGCAGTTGTAATTATCTGCAATAAATGTTACCCTTCTGACTGTGCAGATCTTCCTGACACATTGGAATCTCTCTGCAGTTGTTCTGGACTCTGCTTTGCAAATACATAAATCACTGGGAAAATGGAAAGAATTAACAGACAATTGTGACAGAGTTCATTCTCTTGGGACTGTCAGATGACCCTAGCATCCAATCTGTCCTTTTTGCTACAGGGCTTTTGATATACATGTTCACATTAGCTGGGAATCTGGCCATTATTGCTTTGGTACGGACCGCCCAGTACCTCCGGACTCCAATATACTTCTTGCTGAGCAATCTGGCTTTTACTGAGATCTGCTACATCAACTCAACCATACCAAAGATGTTATGGGATCTCATGTCAGGGAACAAGACCATCTCCTTTGCTGGCTGTGCATCCCAAATATTCTGCTTTCTAACCACAGGAGCCACAGAAGGTGCTTTACTCTCGGTCATGGCTTATGATTGTTATGCTGCCATCTGCCACCCATTGCACTATACATTGCTCATGAGCCAACCTGTGCTCAGATGGCTTGTTGCGATGTCATGGGCAATTGGAGGAGTTAATGGCACCGTTGATACTGTCTTTGTTTTCTCCTTGAACTTCTGTGGTCCCAATAAGATAGTGCACTTCTTCTGTGACATCCCACCTGTCTTGCAGCTGTCCTGCTCTGACACTTCTCTTGCTGAACTGATGACTTTTATGACTTTCTTCTTAATTGTCCTCTCCTATGTCCTGATTGTCTTATCTGTACTAAAAATCAGTATGGCTCAGGGTAGGATCAAGACATTCTCTTCTTGTGCCTCCCACCTTACTGTGGTGAGTATCTTCTACAGCACAGGTATCTTCACTTACCTGAGACCTATTTCTGGCCGCTCAATGGAAAATGGCCGTGTGATC
The sequence above is a segment of the Heteronotia binoei isolate CCM8104 ecotype False Entrance Well chromosome 15, APGP_CSIRO_Hbin_v1, whole genome shotgun sequence genome. Coding sequences within it:
- the LOC132583399 gene encoding olfactory receptor 5A2-like, with product QTIVTEFILLGLSDDPSIQSVLFATGLLIYMFTLAGNLAIIALVRTAQYLRTPIYFLLSNLAFTEICYINSTIPKMLWDLMSGNKTISFAGCASQIFCFLTTGATEGALLSVMAYDCYAAICHPLHYTLLMSQPVLRWLVAMSWAIGGVNGTVDTVFVFSLNFCGPNKIVHFFCDIPPVLQLSCSDTSLAELMTFMTFFLIVLSYVLIVLSVLKISMAQGRIKTFSSCASHLTVVSIFYSTGIFTYLRPISGRSMENGRVISVLYTIITPLLNPLIYSLKNKEMQAALLNVLGKKQHCQP